In Rutidosis leptorrhynchoides isolate AG116_Rl617_1_P2 chromosome 2, CSIRO_AGI_Rlap_v1, whole genome shotgun sequence, one genomic interval encodes:
- the LOC139888625 gene encoding uncharacterized mitochondrial protein AtMg00810-like has translation MGTVDCTLYMKVQDGDIILVQIYVDDIIFDSTKQEIVDEFEQVIKDEFEMSKLGLLHYFLGLQVEQTDNGIFLYQAKYVNDILERFSMTQERPVSTPLAVNHGISLECEGEPVDPTYYRESIGSLMYLTASRLDIMFTICLCTHYQVNPNTVHLTTAKRILRYLLHSPNLSIWYSNDEKFDLVAYSDSDYA, from the coding sequence atgggaaCTGTAGACTGTACTTTGTACATGAAAGTACAAGATGGCGATATTATCTTGGTCCAGATTTATGTCGATGACATCATTTTCGATTCTACTAAGCAGGAAATCGTTGATGAATTTGAGCAGGTTATtaaggacgaattcgaaatgagcaaattgggtctcttacattaTTTTCTTGGTTTGCAAGTTGAACAGACTGACAATGGAATTTTTCTATACCAAGCAAAATATgtgaatgatatactcgaacgtttcagtatgactcaagaacgtccagtTTCGACCCCGCTAGCTGTAAATCACGGGATTTCACTTGAATGTGAAGGGGAACCTGTTGATCCAACATACTATCGAGAAagcatcggatcgctcatgtatcttacTGCATCAAGGCTGGATATAATGTTCACGATATGTCTCTGCACTCATTACCAAGTTAATCCTAACACAGTTCATCTTACAACTGCCAAAcgaattctacgttatctgttacACTCTCCAAATCTTAGCATATGGTATTCCAATGAtgaaaagtttgatcttgtagcttacagtgattcagactatgcatgA
- the LOC139888626 gene encoding uncharacterized protein, which produces MAGPDFFDALGEIAEICPYSEGHYGISQIENEELYLKTSKFESSDALLESARSFYYAKGYEIIIRSSKPNKNMILQCSRGGSYRDALGIKDNRKKKTVSVLIGCPFRIEGKRSNGSWIFKLHNLNHNHEPATDMSWNSSFRWFSSDEKQTIKEMTLAGIPPRQILASLRQQNPNLPAISRTIYNFKK; this is translated from the exons ATGGCCGGTCCTGACTTTTTCGATGCCCTGGGCGAGATTGCCGAAATTTGCCCCTACTCA GAAGGTCATTATGGAATTTCACAAATTGAGAATGAAGAATTGTACCTAAAAACATCTAAGTTTGAATCTTCAGATGCTTTATTAGAGAGTGCACGATCATTTTATTATGCTAAAGGATATGAGATAATTATTCGAAGTTCAAAACCGAATAAAAATATGATTTTGCAATGTAGCCGAGGTGGTTCATATAGAGACGCATTGGGTATTAAAGATAATAGAAAGAAAAAAACGGTATCTGTTTTGATTGGTTGCCCATTTCGAATCGAGGGCAAACGGAGTAATGGTTCTTGGATATTCAAGTTACACAATCTGAACCATAATCATGAACCAGCTACCGATATGTCCTGGAATTCATCATTTCGTTGGTTTTCTTCGGATGAAAAACAAACTATCAAAGAAATGACATTGGCTGGAATACCCCCAAGACAAATTCTTGCTTCTTTGCGTCAACAGAACCCAAACTTACCAGCTATATCAAGAACTATTTACAACTTCAAGAAATAA